In Nymphaea colorata isolate Beijing-Zhang1983 chromosome 3, ASM883128v2, whole genome shotgun sequence, a genomic segment contains:
- the LOC116250773 gene encoding BTB/POZ domain-containing protein At1g67900, whose translation MKFMKLGTRPDTFYSAEAVRSVSSEVPSDLIIQINNTAYLLHKFPLLSRCGHLQLLISEANGTDEPIKILDFPGGIDAFELCAKFCYGITITLSAHNIVAVRCAAEYLKMTEEIENGNLIYKLEVFFSSCILKGWKDSIIALQSTKALPQLSEELKITSRCVDSIAYRVLLHPSKLSWSRSCSVRGSRDECQSNGNRTNSRWWWGEDISELCVDHYLRVMLAIKSGNRVPANLIGEALHRYALRWLPILSKKKNVKDSANTENVVSGHKMILESIVTLLPTERNSVSCSFLLKLLKASSIIGASCSTKLELARRVGMQLEEARAEDLLIPSLCYSVETLYDVEIVQRILEEFMMQWNSPPTSPQREKNFRFACERRRSRSTEDVELQLETSRRSSSASHCSKLKVAKIIDCYLQEISRDPNLSVAKVIELAEKIPDFARPDHDDLYWMIDIFLKAHPGLSKSERKQLCRLLDCKKLSMEACVHAAQNEKLPLRVVVQVLFFEQVKAGISGNKVHDLPSDIKALLSSATSTQRTEDQNSKLSNLGGPADDAWSISLQLPKSDKTTASAATTLRMRLAEAENDCEEIRQYSNGVKNSKLRAMWSVPSGPKKMFSKLWSSNTSVSEKERL comes from the exons ATGAAGTTTATGAAGTTGGGTACCAGACCGGATACTTTCTATTCGGCCGAGGCTGTCAG GTCTGTGTCCTCAGAAGTTCCTAGTGACCTCATCATCCAAATCAACAACACGGCATACCTGTTGCATAag TTCCCCCTTCTATCTAGGTGTGGTCACTTACAGTTACTCATTTCTGAAGCCAATGGTACAGATGAACCCATCAAGATACTTGATTTCCCTGGAGGCATCGACGCCTTTGAATTATGTGCTAAATTTTGCTATGGTATTACAATCACACTCAGCGCACATAACATTGTCGCAGTCCGATGTGCAGCAGAGTATCTAAAGATGACAGAGGAGATAGAAAATGGGAATCTGATATATAAGCTGGAGGTTTTCTTCAGTTCTTGCATTCTCAAAGGGTGGAAGGACTCCATTATTGCTCTGCAGAGCACCAAAGCGCTGCCTCAATTGTCAGAAGAACTCAAGATCACAAGTCGATGTGTCGATTCAATAGCTTATCGGGTGCTCTTGCACCCTTCCAAACTGAGTTGGTCACGGAGTTGCTCTGTTAGAGGAAGCAGAGATGAGTGCCAAAGTAATGGGAACCGAACCAATTCAAGGTGGTGGTGGGGTGAAGACATATCGGAGCTTTGTGTGGACCATTATCTGAGAGTCATGCTTGCAATTAAGTCAGGGAACAGGGTCCCAGCAAATCTGATAGGTGAGGCACTGCATCGTTATGCTCTCCGTTGGCTGCCGATcttgtcaaagaaaaagaatgtgaaaGATTCCGCCAACACTGAGAATGTGGTATCAGGGCACAAGATGATATTGGAGTCCATTGTGACCTTGTTGCCGACGGAAAGGAACTCTGTTTCTTGCAGTTTTCTACTGAAGCTTCTGAAAGCTAGCAGCATCATTGGCGCATCCTGTTCCACCAAACTTGAATTGGCAAGGAGGGTGGGGATGCAGTTAGAAGAAGCGCGTGCCGAGGATCTCTTAATCCCTTCACTTTGTTACTCAGTGGAGACGTTGTATGACGTGGAGATTGTGCAGAGGATACTAGAAGAATTCATGATGCAGTGGAACAGCCCACCAACGAGCCCACAGAGGGAGAAGAACTTCCGTTTTGCCTGTGAGAGGAGGAGATCAAGATCTACTGAAGATGTCGAGCTTCAGTTGGAGACTAGCAGGAGATCTTCGTCCGCATCGCATTGTTCAAAGCTGAAGGTGGCCAAGATTATAGATTGTTATCTGCAGGAAATTTCCAGAGATCCTAATCTATCTGTAGCCAAGGTGATTGAATTGGCTGAGAAGATCCCTGATTTTGCACGGCCAGACCATGATGATCTCTACTGGATGATTGATATCTTTCTGAAG GCGCATCCAGGGCTCAGTAAGAGTGAGAGAAAGCAACTCTGCAGGTTGCTGGACTGTAAAAAGCTGTCAATGGAAGCCTGTGTGCATGCAGCTCAAAATGAGAAGCTACCGCTTAGAGTCGTTGTCCAGGTCCTCTTCTTTGAGCAAGTCAAAGCAGGAATTTCTGGAAATAAAGTTCATGATCTTCCTTCTGACATCAAGGCATTGCTTTCATCTGCCACTTCCACTCAAAGAACAGAAGATCAAAACTCTAAATTATCGAACTTAGGTGGGCCTGCTGATGACGCATGGAGTATCAGCCTACAGTTACCAAAATCAGATAAAACCACTGCATCAGCTGCAACAACACTTAGAATGAGGCTTGCAGAAGCTGAAAATGACTGCGAGGAAATTAGACAGTACAGCAACGGTGTTAAAAACTCTAAGCTGAGGGCAATGTGGTCTGTACCTTCTGGACCCAAGAAGATGTTCAGCAAGCTATGGTCTAGCAACACGAGTGTtagtgagaaagaaagattatGA